The Silene latifolia isolate original U9 population chromosome Y, ASM4854445v1, whole genome shotgun sequence sequence TCAAAAGGTTAGGCAGGTTTTTTAGAAGCGGGAACGGGTCTAGTGAGGTGAATCTTAGATGCCATCCaagtcatcattatcatcatccaaGCCATCAACATTCTCCGCATCACCATCGTCGGGTTTCTCTTGAAGAAAGGCTGAAATGATGGCTACCTCACCTTTGAGGTAATCAAGAGTGGTTTTGATAAACTCCCCATCCTCTTTCAAACCCGGAAGACATGCCACGTCCTCCATAAGAGTCACTTATGTAAGGGTAAAAGAGTATAGTACTAAGGCAACAGTAAGCAAGACTGTTGTTCAACAACGGTCTGGTTACTAAGACAACAGTCAACAAGACTATTGCTTTAGCTCGTGTCACTTGAAGGAAGTcttcaatttcaaaaatattcaTATTTCCAAATACAAACTTCTATTTTTGAAATACTCATTTCTGATATTTGAATTTTATGAAAGGTTGTTTTTATGAAAAGAATATTCCAATGGCATCTTTCAAAAGGTTTTACCTCAAAATGGCAATACATTTTAACATGGCTTTTGGAAAGAAGAACTTGTTTCTTTCCAAAATTGTTTCTCTAAAAATTTATTCACTTGGTCTTCAattgcttcttttcttcttcaaccTTTGGAAGAATGCCCCCTTTTATGAAAACTTGGCCAAGTCAAAAATATTTGTTTTCTATCATATGTCTTGACCTCTAAACCCTAGTTTGCTTCCCTATAAAACGAGCACTCTTCTCCTTCATTTCTTAAGACTTTCCTGAGAATTTCAAAGTGTTTTGCAAAATTATTTTCTAAAGAACTCAAagcttttatttcttttgcaaAATATTTCTAAGTCTTCCAGTGACAACAGTCTTCACTACCGTTGCCTTAAGTATTCCATTCTCTTGCCTAGAATCGTTTTATCAATAAgttgtccttatcaattctttcatagaatcagtttgaggaaacttcatcttgtaaacattctagttagtGTCTTGACTttctagacggagtagtcttagaacccgtgtcgcaaccggagtaggttgttggtccttttattgTAAGTGTTTAAGTAGTTGGAGTAGATCAATTCacttattaataaaagaagattggacgtaggcccttagagtgttggtcgaaccaattcaaaaacatCGTGTTGATCTCTCGTTACATTTATTTCCGCGGCATTTATCTTACATGTTCTTCACTTACatttttatttaacaacggttctggATACTGTTGCTTTTGGTCGTTAACCTTAAGCTCTTGtgctaagacaaacaaacaacaatcaaATCAACCGTTGCCTTACAATTCAGCAATTATTGTTAACAACGTGATACACTCTTAATGAATCGATTTATTTGACGTATCCACTTGTTCTTCATATCATTAATCAActtgctttaattcaataaatATCAAGTTGAAATTTTTTATAATAGTAACGAATtcacccctccccctcttacgtACTTTGAATATTAAACTCTTTAAACCCAATTATGAATTTCTGTAAGAGGAGTAAGAGTACATGTATCAGTGATGAACTTCAGCTGATCTTTGTCAAGGACAACATCATCATCGTTGATAACTTTATCCTTGGAAGTATCATCATTGTCAAGGACTACATCATCATCGTTGATCACTTTATCCTTAGGAGTGTCATCATTGTCAAGTACAACATCATCATCGTTAATCACTTTATCCTTGACAGTCTCTTCATTGTCAATGACAACATCATCGTCGTTAATCACTCTATTCTTGACAGTTGTAGGCAcagaaaatttattaatgtgccgaataaattgaataaattaataaatctgagttaatactaaattttagctcgatttaattaatttgcCCCGATTAAATGAAATACGGGTCGACTCGGATTACAAAATGGATTATCCGGATTAATAAACCGAAAAAGATCAAATTTGGGCCAAGTTCACTAATAAACCCATAAATGGGCATGTGAATGTCAAAGTCCACCAAGGGGaattaaaactctataaatagagccaTTCCCATTCATTTCAAAGGGAGAGAAATCATAACCATAAATTTCAGAGAGAAGAAGACAAAAAAGTTCTACAAATTCCCTCTGCAAGACACCtctgcaagcagtcaacaagcacaccaAAACTGTGCCGTCTGCCCAAGAAATTCAAGTTCAAGCTACAACATTCAAGAGAGAACAAGTCACAGTGACCCTCTTAAGAATACAAATCGACACCTCCTACAGAGTGCATACCACCTCTACAGGTGTCATTCAAATACAACGTTCGCGCCTATACTACAGACAGCGTTTACGTAATCTACTACGGcatttagaatcagaggatacattagagattgtacacttaaattttctgatattaataaaaattcatTTGTTTCCTATTTTGTATTAAATTTATTTTGCGATACAAAATTTGCTATTacaaattttggtgaacccgatGTGAAACATCTGTACCTCTCATCTATATTGCTGTTTTATTCAAGTCTACCAAAACAAGAAGATGTCTACCAAGCAAAGCATCTCCTCCAATTCCAAGAAGACCTACGCAGCTGTCCTCGAGGGTACTCCCATTGTTGCTACATCCTCTGTTACGCAGTCAGTTGGCATCTCCACAGGAAGAATGGCGAAGAAGGCTGTTGTCAATGCTGCTGCTGCAAGTCTACGCTCTGCACACGTCCCAACTAGGCCGCGCAAGATCTCTATCTTCTCCATAGTTGCAGCCGCTATAGCTCTCCTAGCTGCCTCTTCCCCTTTACGCGAGGAGGTTAGAAGTGTTAAGGTTGACAAAAAGGTTTTCCCTTGCAAATCCAAGGCGtcgccaaagaagaaagaaacatCAACTCCTAGCGTCACTTCAATCATGGTGATAAGTGGCGATACGCTTGAGGATCGAATACAGAAAATGAATGAACTCCttgaaaagatgatgaaggagaatgatgaaaagaacaaaaaaattgaTGAGCTCCAAAAGGAGGTGGTGGCACTCCGTGACAGGAAGGCCGACAGCGAGCATGGTGACACCGACAAGGATGCTGATAGCGATAGAGAAGTTGGCGAGGATAGGGAAAAGCCACACAATGAGATCAGCAACTTCATTGAAGAGAAGCTACATGAGTTAATAGCCAAGATGATCAAGTGTCAGTTAGATGATAGCTTGAAAAGTAGTGGATActacatcaagccttacactaagaggattgaCAGTCTGCGCATGCCATCTGGCTATCAGCCTCCAAAATTTCAACAGTTCGACGGGAAGGGGAACCCAAAGGAACACATCGCCCACTTCGTCGAGACATGCAACAATGTTGGAACAGAAGGTGATCGTTTGGTGAAGCAGTTCGTTCGTTCGCTCAAAGGGATCGCAATCGACTGGTACACAGATCTGGACTCTGAGTCAATTGACAGTTGCGGTCAcatggaagatgaattcctcaacaGATTCTACAGCACCAGACGTGTCATCAGCATGAGCGAATTGACAAAGACAACTCAATGGCAAGATGAGCCTGTCATCGATTACATCAATAGGTGGCGTGCGCTGAGTCTGGAATGCAAGGACCGCTTAAGTGAAGCGTCAGCAGTTGAAATGTGCATCAACGGGATGAAATGGGACATTCTTTACATCCTGAAAGGGATCATGCCGAAGAGCTTCAAAGACCTGGCTACCCGCGCCCATGACATGTagatcacaatcaaagaacatGGTACTGCTCGACCAACTGCCTCCAAGGCGGCAAGTGAAAAGAAGGAGTTCAGGAAAACTGACAAGGGCTCCAAGAAGGAAACAATGGTCGTCGAAACCAGCAGTGCACCTGTGAAAATCTCATCAAAGCctaagtatgaaaagaagaaagagttattcTCTTACAACTACCAATGAGACAAGCCTACATTGAAAGAGTTGCAGGCTAAGAATTATCCATTCCCAGATTCTGACCTGTCTGGAATGCTTGATGACCTCTTAGAAAATAAGGTTATAAAATTTCCAGAGTCAAAGCGCCCTGTGTAAGCAAACAAGACAAACGATCCCAATTACTGTCGTTATTATAGGCTGGTGAGTCATCCTATTGAAAAGTGTATAACACTCAAGGAGAAGATCATGCAGCTCTCTAAGGAAGGGAAGATCATTATTGACTTGGATGACACAGTAACCACAAATCAAACTACTGTAGTCCTGGAGCAACCTGACGAGCCAATTATACGGCAAGGACAGTGTGTGTATATGTTGCAGTTCGGAAGTTTTGAGCCTGTGGCATTACGGATCCAAGGGTCAATGCCGTCGTTACCTCCAATGTCATTGGAAGATAAACTACCTTATCGGGataagaatgaggaaaagaagcatgaagatgatgatgaaggttGGACTTTGGCTACGTGCAAGAAGTCAAAGAAACAAACAAGGCAGACAGTGCAACCTGTTCACCGTCgaagaaaacaatcaaagaagacAAAACCTCGCAAGACGAAGGGAAAGAAAAAGTCTAAAATTTCTTGCCTATCGATATGCTTGAGCAAGAACCACCAAGTCCTGTCACCTTAAAAGAATTCTTCCCACAAGACTTCTTAAACAAGGTTACCATGTGCGCCGTCTTAGCTACAGAAGGTGGTGATGATAAAAAGAAGATAGTGGAAGGAGGCCCAGATGATGCGGTATTGCCACAACAGTTGCATTCTGAAAAGAAGAACGAAATAGTGGTTGCTCTTGACGCCCTTCCTACAAACATAGGATGGAAGAAAATCTTTCATCTACCTAAAGAGAAGCGTCAGCTGATAATTCAAGGACTTGAGAAGCCCGAGTTGTATGCGGGCAAGATGAAAGAAAAATTGAGCCTCCTGAGCAATTAACTGGATGTGTTTCCTGCAATGCAGCCTTgagtttttcagatgaggatttacttCTTGGATCCAAACCTCACAACATGCCACTTTATGTGTCTGGGTACATCCAGGGGCAAAAGGTTAAATGCATCTTAATAGACGGAGGCTCAGGAGTCAATCTCATGCTAAAAGCCACTATGAACGAATTAGGGATCGCAATGGATGAACTCTCCAGTAGTCAAACAatgattcatggtttcaacttgaatgggGAGCGCGCGGTTGGCATGATCCGTGTGAACCTTACCTTAGGTGATATTTCTTCCGACACATTGTTCCATGTCATGGATGGCAAGACATCGTTCAAACTATTGATGGGGCGACCTTGGAAGCACGAGAATGGAGTTGTCGCCTCAAAAATCCATCAATGCTTGAAATATTATCGTGGTGGCGAAAGAAAAATAGACGGAGACGCCAAACCTTTCTCTAAGGTCGACTCTTTCTTCGCTGATGCAAAATTCTTTGAAGAGAATTGTACTTCCAGTGAGTTCATaccaaccaccatctcttcaaCAGGAAAAGGAGGTAAATAGGAAAACAACATCATCAAAGAAGATGCAGCTGCAAGTGCTGCTATGGAAAATGTTGTCAAGATAGTTGTAGACAAGGCCAGCAAAACAACTACTCCTGTTGCATCACCCAAGAAGCAAGAGACGACACATAAAACTACACCACCAGTACTACGCTACATCCTGAAGTCTCGCCGCAAAGATGGGGAGAGTCCTTTTGCAGAGTGTCTAACACCAAAGACAGAGCCTAAGGAAAAAAAGTCAAGTCTGGTGTTCAAGTAGGAATGGGTGGCCAAAGTCGTTACACCTctaccaagttcatctcaaaCGAATATTGTGAGACCTCCTTCGAATGGTTTCGTCTGTTCATCCAGTCAATCATCAAGTGAGGAAAACAAGGGGATAtttgattccaatgcttacaagctaCTTCCGAAGGCTGGATATGACTTTAAAAATACGACTCATCTCGACAAAGTTATAGAAGTTGAGCCGTACAGTCTTAACAAAGCGCAACATGAAGTGTTCAAGCAAGATGGGAGCTTCATGGTGACCagggccgggctcggatatgagtCTCCTGCGCCTGTGAAGATTGGTGCTCGTAGAAAAGGAGCTACTGCGTCTTCTCAGCATATCACGGTAGATGAGGTCGAAGAAAATGAAGAGGGAGAGGAAAAGATGCATCCATCTGCAGTCTTCGATCGAATAAGTCCACCTGCAGAGAAGTGTCGTCCTTATATATTTACAAGGCTAGGGAGACCAAGTGCTTCAAACAAACACATTTGTGTCATTGCTAGGCTTGGCAATCAAGGAAAAAGTAAAGTCAAAGTGTCAACACCTTCGTTGCGCAAAAACAAGAAGGGCGCAATACATGAACGCTTGGGCGGTCCACCAAAAACAGTCTTCAGTCGACTAGGGGCTCCCAAGAAGAATAGTGGTgagggtcgtcctctctcaacTTCTGCAACACAAAATGAAGAGTAAGTAAGAGTAAGCGATGACTTGAGAAGCGCAATACCATCTCTCATGAAGCGTATGCAAGTAGTGGATATCATCCAACATGAGCCACTCAAAGCAAGGAGGCGCGTACTAGTTCTTACTAGTCAACAAAAGAATGTTGAAGAGCTTGTGCCTTCATCTTCGCGCCCCTGTGATGCAAAGAAGTCAAGTGACTTGGAAATTACAACGTCATCATATCACATCACAGTATAGGATATACCTGACGAGAATGAAGAAATTGAGGCGGATGAGGCCCCTGAAACACTTGAAGACGGGGGCAATCGACTGTGGATGAACTCAAGGAGATCAAATTGGGAACTACGGATGATCCTCGCCCCATTTATATTAGTGCTCTGCTGACTAAAGAAGAAGAGGAGTACTACAAGTTGTTGGTCGAGTACAAGGATGTCTTCGCTTGGAGCTATAAAGAGATGCCTGGACTCAGCCCAAAAATTGCAGTTCATTGTCTAGCAATCAAGAAAGGCACCGGTCCCAAAAAGCAACCTCAACGTCATTTCAAGCCGGAGCTTGTACCTGAAATTGAAAAGGAAGTCAACAAACTCATTGAAGCAGGTTTCATTCGAGAAGTCAAATATTCTTCCTGGATAGCGAACATTGTCCCAGTCAGAAAGAATAATGGACAATTGCGCATATGTGTCGACTTTATAGACCTTAATGATGCATGcccgaaggatgacttccctttgccagtcACAGAGTTGATGATTGACGCAACCAATGGTCATGAAGCCCTCTCATTCATGTATTGTACTTCTGGTTACAATCAAATATATATAGCACCTGAAGATCAAGAAGCAACAGGTTTTCGAACCCCAAAAGGGATCTTCTGCTACATAGTCATGTCGTTTGGATTGAAGAATAGTGGCGCTACGTACCAACGCGCAATGCAAAAGATCTTTGATGACATGTTGCATAAAATAATAGAGTGTTTTGTTGATGACGTGgttgtcaaatcaaagaaaagagaagaccatatcaaagaccttcgaaccgtctttgaagacttagaaaatgtcaactAAAGATGAATCCACTCAAGTGTGCGTTCGGTGTCACATCTGGGAAGTTCTTGGGGTTTGTGGTTAGGCATAGAGGAATTGaaattgaccaaaaaaaaaatcaaagcaaTCAACAAAATTGCCGGAACCAAAGACGTTAAAAAGTTGTGCGGGTTGCAGGGACGTTTGGCATACATTCGAAGGTTCATATCTAACCTAGCAGGACGTTGCCAACCATTCAGCCATTTTatgaaaaaggatgctccattccaatgggatgaaaaatgcaaaaatgatttTGATAGCATCAAGAAGTACTTTGCTAGTGCACCAGTGCTGGGGGCACCAATTCCAGGAAAGTCACTCATCCTCTACATCGCAGCACAAGAACACTTGCTGGGGGAAATGTgtgctcaagaaattgaagatcGCAAGGAGAGAGCACTCTACTACTTGAGTCGTACCTTGGTGGGAGCTGAAATAAATTACTCTCCCATAGAAAAAATATGTCTTGCTATGGTGTTCGCCATCCATAAGTTGAGGCACTACATGTAGGCGCATACCATACACGTGGTCTCAAAAGCTgatccaatcaagtacatactctcaagACCAGTCTTGTTTGGAAGACTTGCGAAATGGGCAGTGTTACTTAAGTAGTATGACTTGGTGTTCATGCCTCAAAAGCCTGTGAAAGGTCAAGCTATCGCTGACTTCTTTGCTGATCATCCAGTGCTAACAGAGTGGGAAATTTCAAATGATCTCCCAGGAGAAGAAATTTTCTACGTGGACGTTCTACCTCCATGGAAAATGTACTTTAATGGTGCTGCAAGGCAAGATGGAGCTGGAGCTGGAGTTGTGTttgtaactccacaaaatcatctAATACCATATGCCTTTACACTTACTCAGTTGTGCACAAATAATATGGCAGAATACCAAGCTCTTATACTCGGCCTTCAAATGGCGATTGAAATAGGCGTCAGGGGTATGGACATCTACAGAGACTCAGAGTTAGTGGTCAACCAAGTCCTTGGTGAATACGAAGTGaaaaaggaagacttgattccCTACCATCAACGGGCATTACAACTGCCGAATCAACTTGACGACATCCATGTTGGTCATGTGCCAAGGAGTTCCAATAGGTTGGCTAACGCGCTTGCTAATCTTTTAGCCACTTTGGCACTGGGGGCAGAAGAGTCCATGCAAGTCCTAGTCTGCAACCGTTGGGTAGTATCTTTGCTTGAAGGGGAAAAAAATTTAGACACAACCAACATGATATGCGTCTACACATCTGATGAAGATGATTGGCGTCAACCTATCATTGATTTCTTGGACCACCAAAAATTACCTGA is a genomic window containing:
- the LOC141632042 gene encoding uncharacterized protein LOC141632042 encodes the protein MPQKPVKGQAIADFFADHPVLTEWEISNDLPGEEIFYVDVLPPWKMYFNGAARQDGAGAGVVFVTPQNHLIPYAFTLTQLCTNNMAEYQALILGLQMAIEIGVRGMDIYRDSELVVNQVLGEYEVKKEDLIPYHQRALQLPNQLDDIHVGHVPRSSNRLANALANLLATLALGAEESMQVLVCNRWVVSLLEGEKNLDTTNMICVYTSDEDDWRQPIIDFLDHQKLPDDPRHKVEIRRRALKFIHYKGTLYRRSFSGQWLRCLSKDEDAEAMHEAHSGICGAHQSGPKLHDRVKRMGYYWPTMFFANFIHQPPEPLHPTVSSWPFEAWGLDVVGPLTPKASNGHEYILDATDYFSKWAEAITLREVKKENVVDFIRAQIIYRYGVPQRITTGNGK